One Cloacibacillus sp. genomic window carries:
- a CDS encoding Coenzyme F420 hydrogenase/dehydrogenase, beta subunit C-terminal domain: MESVYSGKKNCCGCGLCEARCPKRAITMKEDAEGFLYPEIDGALCVACGLCVKSCPLLRKDRFKEADEPCFYAATHKSEEVLMRSTSGGAFTALSDVVLRRGGVVYGADFDDELCVVHRAARASEGRDRMRLSKYVQSDIRSVLAAIKEDAARGPALFTGTPCQCAAVRALFDGAEPAELFICDLICHSVPSPLIWEEYKKLLGRERGGKVTAAQFRSKKYEWNRDNSNKGFIYRVEGAQEEFEDERYYRLFVRERLISRPSCGVCPFTDTRRPSDMTIADCWGIEKYAPELCDRRGVSLIMTNTKKGGEMLDAMSKDISIFLRPKEEITAEQQRLSKAVPFPQERAAFWEAFRRFGFDEALKIYGNDR; this comes from the coding sequence ATGGAATCGGTCTACAGCGGTAAGAAAAACTGCTGCGGGTGCGGCCTGTGCGAGGCGCGCTGCCCAAAACGTGCGATAACGATGAAGGAGGACGCCGAGGGCTTCTTATATCCTGAGATCGACGGCGCCCTCTGCGTCGCCTGCGGGCTCTGCGTAAAGAGCTGTCCCCTATTGCGCAAAGATCGCTTCAAAGAGGCGGACGAGCCCTGTTTTTACGCCGCCACCCACAAGTCGGAAGAGGTGCTCATGCGCTCCACATCGGGAGGCGCTTTTACCGCGCTTTCGGACGTCGTCCTGCGGCGTGGCGGCGTAGTATACGGAGCGGACTTTGACGACGAACTGTGCGTTGTCCACCGCGCCGCGCGCGCTTCGGAAGGACGCGACCGAATGCGCCTTTCAAAATATGTCCAAAGCGACATCCGCTCCGTTCTTGCTGCAATAAAAGAAGATGCCGCGCGCGGCCCCGCGCTCTTTACCGGCACTCCATGCCAGTGCGCCGCGGTGCGCGCTCTCTTTGACGGCGCGGAGCCGGCGGAGCTTTTTATATGCGACCTCATCTGCCACAGCGTGCCCAGTCCGCTCATCTGGGAGGAATATAAAAAACTTCTGGGCCGCGAACGCGGCGGCAAGGTGACCGCAGCGCAGTTTCGTTCAAAAAAATACGAGTGGAACAGAGACAACAGCAACAAGGGCTTCATCTATAGGGTCGAGGGCGCGCAAGAAGAATTTGAAGATGAAAGATACTACCGCCTCTTCGTGCGCGAGCGCCTCATATCGCGCCCCTCATGCGGCGTCTGCCCCTTCACCGACACCAGACGCCCGTCGGACATGACGATCGCCGACTGCTGGGGAATAGAAAAATATGCACCCGAACTGTGCGACAGACGAGGCGTCTCCCTAATCATGACAAACACGAAAAAAGGCGGCGAGATGCTTGACGCAATGTCAAAGGATATTTCCATCTTTTTGCGTCCCAAAGAGGAGATAACGGCGGAGCAGCAGCGGCTCTCGAAAGCCGTCCCGTTCCCGCAGGAACGAGCCGCCTTTTGGGAGGCCTTCCGGCGCTTCGGCTTTGATGAAGCGCTGAAAATCTATGGGAACGACCGCTGA
- a CDS encoding 2-dehydropantoate 2-reductase, producing the protein MKYLIIGAGGVGGTLAAYMGRGGFDVTLIARGAHLAAIKTAGGVTVEEAGGFCFTAPLAACEMENYDARPDVIFICVKGYSMPEVMPFIERAAAHGCAVIPLLNIYGTGSAIARRLPAAVTAEGCVYIASQIKEPGKIAMNGKIFRVVFGLPDGSESEILTRTADDLRAAGIETVLSRDIKRDAFRKFTFVSAMAACGQYHDVLADAMQRAGEERRLFTALVRELVLLADASGIKLPVEMEAANLKILDALAPDASTSMQRDIRAGGRSEIDGLVYEVPRMAKRAGASAPLYEKITAELKARGL; encoded by the coding sequence ATGAAATATCTGATAATCGGCGCGGGCGGCGTCGGAGGGACGCTTGCTGCATACATGGGCCGAGGCGGGTTCGACGTTACGCTCATCGCGCGCGGCGCGCACCTTGCCGCTATAAAGACGGCCGGAGGCGTCACCGTGGAAGAGGCAGGCGGCTTCTGCTTCACAGCGCCGCTTGCGGCCTGTGAGATGGAAAATTACGATGCGCGCCCCGACGTCATCTTTATCTGCGTAAAGGGCTACTCGATGCCGGAGGTCATGCCCTTTATAGAGCGCGCGGCGGCGCACGGCTGCGCCGTCATACCGCTGCTCAACATCTACGGCACAGGCAGCGCCATAGCGCGCCGGCTTCCCGCGGCCGTCACCGCCGAGGGCTGCGTCTACATCGCCTCTCAGATAAAAGAGCCGGGAAAGATTGCGATGAATGGGAAAATCTTCCGCGTAGTCTTCGGGCTGCCGGACGGCAGCGAATCTGAAATCCTGACACGGACGGCGGACGACCTGCGCGCGGCCGGCATAGAGACTGTGCTATCCCGCGACATAAAACGCGACGCATTCCGCAAATTCACCTTTGTTTCAGCTATGGCGGCCTGCGGCCAGTATCACGACGTGCTCGCCGACGCGATGCAGCGAGCGGGGGAGGAGCGCCGGCTCTTCACAGCCCTCGTGCGCGAACTCGTTCTGCTGGCCGACGCCTCCGGCATAAAATTGCCCGTAGAGATGGAGGCGGCAAACCTCAAGATATTGGACGCGCTTGCGCCCGACGCCTCGACCTCGATGCAGCGCGACATCCGCGCCGGAGGACGTTCCGAAATAGACGGCCTCGTCTACGAAGTGCCGCGCATGGCAAAACGTGCGGGCGCCTCCGCTCCGTTATACGAAAAGATAACTGCGGAATTAAAAGCGCGCGGGCTGTAA
- a CDS encoding type II toxin-antitoxin system RelB/DinJ family antitoxin — protein MAVSSVEIITVRIKKDVKKQAMENAAAVGIPLASLINAFVTKFAAEGRVPFEISVPQRPNKSVRAAIDELESGGGERCASIEDMYRVAGIKS, from the coding sequence ATGGCCGTTTCCAGCGTGGAGATCATTACAGTGAGGATAAAAAAAGATGTGAAAAAACAGGCGATGGAAAACGCGGCGGCTGTGGGCATTCCTCTTGCCTCTCTCATCAACGCCTTTGTTACAAAATTCGCGGCAGAGGGAAGGGTTCCTTTTGAGATTTCAGTGCCTCAGAGGCCGAATAAAAGCGTAAGAGCCGCGATAGACGAACTGGAGTCCGGCGGCGGCGAACGCTGCGCCTCAATCGAGGATATGTATAGGGTGGCGGGAATAAAAAGCTGA
- a CDS encoding MATE family efflux transporter, whose translation MKFFKAPAKNAVEQHARMTCGPVGPLIVSLALPTIASMLVTTIYNTADTYFVSQLGTSASGAVGVVFSLMSIFQAAGFTLGMGAASVIARMLGAGDARAASEYGSTSFFSAMFTGAVICAAGLFFLDPLMRLLGSTPTILPYARDYARWILLGAPVICSSLSMNNILRSEGKAAFAMCGLVSGGVLNMALDPIFIFAFGWGISGAAAATLLSQCVSFSILFSFFARGKSVIKLSPKNISRRAAVFFSILRLGCPSLSRQGLAAVGTAALNTAAGGWGDAAVAAMSIVGRTFALILSVMIGLGQGFQPVAGYNFGARNYRRVRDALWFTVKTGMAMMAVLSAVCWFFAPDIIAFFRGEDAMVIAIGTRAMRWQAAALLLQPLFVATNMAHQSTGMAGRATFLACTRQGIYFLPLITLLPAIFGLTGVEATQPISDVLSFATSIPFLYYFLKMLKQKELEKTAM comes from the coding sequence ATGAAATTCTTCAAAGCTCCGGCAAAAAACGCGGTGGAGCAGCACGCGCGCATGACCTGCGGCCCGGTGGGGCCGCTTATCGTTTCTCTTGCGCTGCCCACCATCGCAAGTATGCTGGTCACCACAATATATAATACGGCGGATACCTACTTCGTCTCGCAGCTTGGAACGAGCGCAAGCGGCGCTGTGGGCGTCGTCTTTTCTCTGATGTCCATCTTTCAGGCGGCGGGCTTCACGCTCGGCATGGGAGCCGCAAGCGTCATAGCTAGGATGCTTGGCGCGGGCGACGCGCGCGCGGCAAGCGAATACGGCTCGACTTCGTTCTTTTCCGCGATGTTCACTGGCGCCGTCATCTGCGCGGCCGGCCTTTTCTTTCTCGACCCGCTGATGAGGCTTTTGGGCTCGACGCCTACGATACTTCCCTACGCCCGCGACTACGCGCGGTGGATATTGCTTGGCGCGCCCGTCATTTGCAGCTCGCTCTCTATGAACAACATCCTGCGCTCCGAGGGCAAGGCGGCCTTTGCCATGTGCGGCCTTGTGAGCGGAGGCGTGCTGAATATGGCGCTCGACCCTATATTCATCTTCGCCTTCGGCTGGGGCATATCGGGCGCGGCCGCCGCAACGCTGCTTTCGCAGTGCGTCAGCTTCTCCATCCTCTTTTCTTTCTTCGCGCGCGGAAAGAGCGTCATCAAGCTTTCGCCAAAGAACATATCGCGCAGGGCCGCCGTCTTTTTCTCCATCCTGCGCCTCGGCTGCCCCTCTCTTTCACGGCAGGGGCTTGCGGCTGTCGGGACGGCGGCGCTCAACACGGCGGCCGGAGGCTGGGGGGACGCAGCGGTGGCCGCAATGTCCATCGTCGGGCGCACCTTCGCGCTCATACTCTCCGTCATGATAGGATTGGGACAGGGCTTTCAGCCAGTCGCCGGATATAATTTCGGCGCGCGAAACTACCGCCGCGTGCGCGACGCCCTCTGGTTCACTGTAAAAACGGGAATGGCGATGATGGCCGTGCTTTCTGCCGTCTGCTGGTTCTTCGCGCCCGACATAATCGCATTCTTCCGCGGCGAGGACGCAATGGTCATAGCGATAGGCACGCGCGCCATGCGCTGGCAGGCGGCGGCGCTGCTGCTTCAGCCGCTCTTTGTGGCAACGAACATGGCGCACCAGTCCACGGGCATGGCGGGACGCGCCACATTCCTGGCCTGCACGCGTCAGGGCATCTATTTCCTGCCGCTGATAACGCTGCTGCCCGCCATCTTCGGCCTCACGGGAGTGGAGGCGACGCAGCCCATCTCCGACGTTCTGAGCTTCGCCACAAGCATTCCGTTCCTCTACTATTTTTTAAAGATGCTGAAACAAAAAGAACTGGAAAAAACGGCGATGTAA
- a CDS encoding type II toxin-antitoxin system YafQ family toxin, which produces MRELVLSARFRKDLKRICRQQAPLGVIDEAVALLMNDADIPASFKDHALIGGWKSYRELHLAPDLLLIYKKGDDNTLKLAAAGSHSELFDK; this is translated from the coding sequence ATGCGAGAGCTGGTCCTCTCCGCCAGGTTCAGAAAAGATTTGAAACGCATCTGCCGCCAGCAAGCGCCGCTGGGCGTTATTGACGAAGCTGTGGCCCTCTTGATGAACGATGCGGATATTCCAGCGTCATTCAAAGACCACGCTCTCATAGGCGGATGGAAGAGCTACAGGGAATTGCACCTTGCTCCTGATTTACTGCTGATATATAAAAAAGGTGATGATAACACTTTAAAGCTTGCGGCGGCGGGGAGCCATTCGGAACTTTTTGATAAATAG
- a CDS encoding methyltransferase domain-containing protein, translating to MNQIWNPESYKNSADFVPKFGRPVIELLEPKAGERVLDLGCGTGVLTKELADMGCSVIGTDSSPEMVEAAKELGIDARVADAQTLKMDEKFDAVISNAAIHWMPDHYAVVRRVWNLLKPGGRFAAECGGEGCVRIIREGIKIALIKRGIDYKARNPWKYPELGTFSDILESQGFKVKFIARIDRPTPLEKGLRGWLEVFTASHTAGFTQDEKESFYKEVEDYCRPLLFDKEKGWTADYVRLRFLAVKPEE from the coding sequence ATGAATCAGATCTGGAACCCGGAAAGTTACAAAAACAGCGCGGACTTCGTGCCGAAGTTTGGACGCCCCGTTATAGAACTGCTTGAACCAAAGGCTGGAGAAAGAGTGCTCGATCTCGGCTGCGGCACGGGCGTACTCACCAAAGAACTTGCCGATATGGGCTGTTCAGTCATCGGGACGGATTCAAGCCCCGAGATGGTTGAGGCCGCAAAGGAGCTTGGCATCGACGCGCGCGTTGCCGACGCGCAGACGCTGAAGATGGATGAGAAATTCGACGCGGTGATCAGCAACGCCGCCATCCACTGGATGCCTGACCACTACGCCGTAGTGCGCCGCGTCTGGAACCTTCTGAAGCCGGGCGGCCGCTTTGCAGCCGAATGCGGCGGAGAGGGCTGCGTGCGCATCATCCGCGAAGGCATAAAAATTGCGCTCATAAAGCGCGGCATCGACTATAAGGCGCGCAACCCGTGGAAATATCCTGAGCTTGGAACCTTCTCCGACATTCTGGAGAGCCAGGGCTTCAAGGTAAAATTCATAGCGAGGATAGACCGTCCCACACCCCTTGAAAAGGGCCTCCGTGGATGGCTCGAGGTCTTCACGGCAAGCCACACCGCCGGCTTCACGCAGGACGAGAAAGAGTCGTTCTACAAAGAGGTGGAGGACTACTGCCGCCCGCTGCTTTTTGACAAAGAAAAGGGATGGACCGCGGACTACGTCCGCCTGAGATTCCTCGCGGTAAAGCCGGAGGAATAA
- a CDS encoding response regulator, with protein sequence MRSLKVLIAESDPLLQKLYADVINNDNAFMLLKCVSTGTAMFEAMRCIDVDVVLLDLYLKDFSPEAGLGELRSEFPRTDYIVVSSGDNPELVRKALCSGVFEFLVKPFSFERLRAALKNYQLYHHSLTGRTRPWQQEDLDALISMKSHDASWANNRSIPKGLQLKCLNEIESFLKATEETYSAQEVGDQLGISRSTARRYLEFLTMSERVVVEYAYRKVGRPEKRYRMALL encoded by the coding sequence ATGCGCAGTTTAAAGGTACTCATTGCCGAATCAGACCCGCTTCTTCAGAAACTATACGCCGACGTTATCAATAACGATAACGCCTTCATGCTTCTTAAGTGCGTCTCTACGGGAACCGCGATGTTTGAGGCCATGCGCTGCATCGATGTCGATGTCGTGCTGCTGGACCTCTATTTGAAGGATTTCAGCCCGGAGGCCGGGCTTGGCGAGCTGCGCAGCGAATTTCCGCGCACCGATTATATCGTCGTCTCTTCCGGCGACAACCCAGAGCTTGTGCGAAAGGCGCTCTGCTCCGGCGTCTTTGAATTTCTTGTGAAGCCCTTTTCCTTTGAGAGGCTGCGGGCGGCGCTGAAAAATTATCAGCTCTACCATCATTCCCTGACTGGACGCACGCGCCCGTGGCAGCAGGAGGACCTTGACGCGCTCATCTCGATGAAGAGCCACGACGCCTCTTGGGCCAACAACCGCTCCATTCCGAAGGGGCTTCAGCTCAAATGCCTCAACGAGATAGAGAGCTTCCTCAAAGCGACGGAGGAGACCTACTCCGCGCAGGAGGTGGGCGATCAGCTTGGCATCTCTCGTTCTACGGCGCGCCGTTATCTTGAGTTTTTGACGATGAGCGAGCGCGTGGTGGTGGAGTACGCCTACCGTAAGGTCGGGCGTCCCGAAAAACGCTACCGCATGGCGCTCTTGTAG
- a CDS encoding MarR family transcriptional regulator gives MDDNVKDKTEGKKLSFVQELSDIWRRYDQVYSRWAERHGLSTNAMSLVEELQMRPEGMEPAAVADYLGVPRQTMTSTLDALEKRGIIERLPHATDRRRKVIKLTAEGQTMADGLVDELHRWVTNALCAVPHADRARAMAAVRLFCGRLESTLSSTTGALKDEAL, from the coding sequence ATGGATGACAACGTAAAAGACAAGACGGAGGGGAAAAAGCTGAGCTTTGTGCAGGAGCTTTCCGATATATGGCGGCGCTACGACCAGGTCTATTCACGCTGGGCGGAGCGTCACGGGCTTTCCACAAACGCAATGTCGCTCGTTGAGGAGCTGCAGATGCGGCCCGAGGGAATGGAGCCGGCGGCGGTCGCAGATTATCTCGGCGTGCCGCGCCAGACGATGACCTCCACGCTCGACGCGCTTGAAAAGCGCGGAATAATAGAGCGTCTGCCCCATGCCACGGACCGACGCCGCAAAGTGATAAAGCTGACGGCCGAGGGCCAGACGATGGCGGACGGCCTCGTAGACGAACTCCACCGCTGGGTGACTAACGCGCTTTGCGCCGTGCCGCACGCAGACCGGGCGCGCGCGATGGCCGCGGTTCGCCTTTTCTGCGGAAGACTGGAGTCGACGCTTAGTAGTACTACGGGGGCTTTGAAAGATGAGGCGCTGTAA
- a CDS encoding MATE family efflux transporter, with translation MFHTKNYKELNRLFLMFVLPAIGSQLLSGVYTIVDGFFVGWGMGQQGLAAIGLAFPFTVLVTAIGAGIGVGGGALIAMSLGEKDDARAERILGAMAAMTLAASLAATLLLTPLAEYLLTYYKVSPDVARMADEYAWILIISSPAQVITMAMLGAVRNDGFPRKAMYIMIGAFCVNIVLDWLWVIVFPFRIAGAAWATVVSQAVSALFLSSHFLLGRSHVKLKLSRLRLPFDIVKKIIVMGVSPFGVQIATAVTMILYNWQALAYGGDIGVAAYAVVGYIVPVGVMLEEGIAEGIQPLISFYHGANLKARRRLTARLGFSAAIGVGLFCSLLLFCSDMVIPDFFSMRGTAADVAARGLLLSVPVFPFLGLAKVGASYYQAIGQSGKASFLTYGDPFVLQPLFLWTLPLLFALDGVWLSMFFANFTLAAIFLIMWRNGNSKRLPMARRGSVVIF, from the coding sequence ATGTTCCACACAAAGAATTACAAAGAGCTGAACAGGCTGTTTCTTATGTTTGTCCTGCCGGCCATCGGCTCGCAGCTTTTGAGCGGAGTCTATACCATCGTCGACGGCTTTTTCGTCGGCTGGGGGATGGGCCAGCAGGGGCTTGCAGCCATTGGGCTCGCCTTTCCGTTCACGGTGCTGGTGACGGCGATAGGCGCGGGCATCGGTGTGGGCGGGGGCGCGCTCATCGCTATGAGCCTTGGAGAGAAGGACGACGCGCGCGCCGAGCGCATACTGGGGGCGATGGCGGCGATGACGCTTGCCGCGTCGCTTGCCGCAACTTTGCTGCTCACGCCGCTTGCAGAATATCTGCTTACCTATTACAAAGTTTCGCCGGACGTAGCGCGCATGGCTGACGAATACGCCTGGATACTTATAATTTCTTCGCCCGCTCAGGTGATAACGATGGCGATGCTGGGCGCCGTGCGCAATGACGGCTTTCCGCGCAAGGCGATGTATATCATGATAGGCGCCTTCTGCGTCAACATCGTGCTCGACTGGCTCTGGGTCATAGTGTTTCCGTTCCGCATAGCGGGCGCGGCGTGGGCCACCGTAGTCTCTCAGGCGGTGTCGGCCTTATTTCTTTCTTCGCATTTTCTGCTTGGCCGCTCGCACGTCAAGCTCAAACTTTCACGGCTGCGGCTGCCCTTTGATATAGTTAAAAAGATAATCGTCATGGGCGTTTCACCGTTTGGCGTGCAGATAGCGACGGCGGTCACTATGATACTTTACAACTGGCAGGCGCTAGCCTACGGCGGCGACATCGGCGTTGCCGCGTACGCCGTGGTGGGTTACATCGTTCCCGTCGGCGTCATGCTGGAAGAGGGGATAGCGGAGGGCATACAGCCGCTCATCAGCTTCTACCACGGCGCGAATCTCAAGGCTCGCAGGCGGCTGACGGCGCGCCTCGGCTTCAGTGCGGCTATCGGCGTGGGGCTCTTCTGTTCACTGCTGCTTTTCTGCAGCGATATGGTCATCCCCGACTTCTTCTCAATGAGGGGGACGGCGGCCGACGTCGCGGCGCGCGGGCTGCTGCTTTCAGTTCCGGTCTTCCCGTTCCTCGGGCTTGCCAAGGTCGGAGCCTCCTATTATCAGGCGATAGGGCAAAGCGGAAAGGCCTCGTTTCTGACCTACGGCGATCCGTTCGTGCTCCAGCCGCTCTTTTTGTGGACGCTGCCGCTTCTATTTGCTCTGGACGGAGTGTGGCTTTCAATGTTCTTCGCCAACTTTACTCTTGCCGCGATATTCCTTATCATGTGGAGGAACGGCAACTCAAAGCGTCTGCCGATGGCGCGCCGCGGTTCGGTTGTGATTTTTTGA